A single Pirellulaceae bacterium DNA region contains:
- a CDS encoding Na+:solute symporter: MQLHAIDWVILCVFFIFTLLVGLVASRRASQSSSDYFLSGRKGTWWLLGTSMVATTFAADTPMLVTGLVRKHGVAGNWLWWAFLLTGMLTVAVYAKLWRRAGIVTDNEFYELRYGGSMAAALRGFRAVYLGLIFNVIVMATVSVAAIKIGRIMFNFSPMQTLLIAGGITVFFSAAGGLTSVLVTDFVMFIVAMVGSIGAAAWLLEQPEIGGLSELFSHSAVSAKSSFLPAIDFSTTAGLDLAMTLLVIPLSVQWWAAWYPGAEPGGGGYIAQRMMAAKNERHATGATLLFNAAHYALRPWPWILIGLMSLVIFPDLTSLKTQFPGVEEQLIQDDLAYPAMLHRLPAGLLGIVATSLVAAYMSTISTHLNWGSSYLVNDIWLRFIHPTANQRQLVNVGRVTTVVLMLLAAWLALQLESVLDGFSLLLKVGFGTGLIYLLRWFWWRINATSEIVAMVVSVSIATGLHISKSTLPDWQQFLVIVSITTVCWMSAALLGAQESPTTLRSFCERIRPGGPGWRKVVADAQAEGQLSNISSGWNLKRELTFMVAGCIAIYAALFCSGYVLYGRYWEAGIAGAFIALGTVVMAANWRAVASGEA, translated from the coding sequence ATGCAACTGCATGCGATCGACTGGGTCATACTGTGCGTCTTTTTCATCTTCACATTGTTGGTGGGGCTCGTCGCCTCACGGCGGGCCAGCCAGAGCAGTTCGGATTACTTTTTGTCTGGCCGCAAGGGAACTTGGTGGCTGCTGGGCACATCCATGGTGGCCACAACGTTTGCTGCGGATACGCCCATGCTGGTTACTGGCCTGGTGCGCAAACATGGTGTGGCCGGGAATTGGTTGTGGTGGGCATTTCTGTTGACGGGCATGTTGACGGTTGCCGTCTATGCCAAACTGTGGCGGCGGGCTGGAATTGTAACGGACAACGAATTTTACGAACTGCGTTATGGTGGCTCGATGGCCGCTGCGCTTCGCGGCTTTCGCGCAGTCTATCTGGGACTGATTTTCAACGTCATCGTCATGGCCACAGTCAGCGTGGCAGCCATCAAAATTGGCCGAATCATGTTTAATTTCTCTCCGATGCAGACGCTGCTAATTGCAGGTGGCATAACTGTTTTCTTCAGCGCCGCAGGTGGCTTGACAAGCGTGCTGGTAACCGACTTTGTGATGTTCATTGTAGCCATGGTCGGGTCGATTGGTGCTGCGGCTTGGTTGCTAGAGCAACCCGAGATTGGTGGCCTGAGCGAGCTATTTTCCCACTCGGCAGTGAGCGCGAAATCGAGCTTTCTACCAGCTATCGACTTTAGTACCACAGCTGGGCTAGACTTGGCGATGACCTTGTTGGTTATTCCGCTCTCGGTGCAGTGGTGGGCCGCTTGGTATCCCGGTGCCGAGCCGGGTGGCGGAGGATATATCGCGCAGCGCATGATGGCCGCCAAGAACGAACGTCACGCCACGGGCGCAACGTTGCTGTTCAATGCGGCGCACTATGCATTGCGTCCTTGGCCATGGATTTTGATCGGACTGATGTCGCTGGTCATCTTTCCTGACCTTACCAGTCTGAAAACTCAGTTCCCTGGGGTCGAAGAGCAGTTAATACAGGATGACTTAGCCTATCCGGCCATGTTGCATCGGTTGCCAGCCGGTCTGCTGGGCATTGTGGCAACGTCGCTGGTGGCGGCTTATATGTCGACAATCTCGACACACTTGAATTGGGGTTCGTCCTATCTTGTCAATGATATTTGGCTGCGTTTCATTCACCCAACTGCCAATCAGCGGCAGTTGGTGAACGTCGGTCGCGTTACTACCGTCGTATTGATGCTGCTGGCGGCGTGGCTGGCCCTGCAGTTGGAAAGTGTTCTGGATGGATTCAGTTTGTTACTAAAAGTTGGCTTTGGCACCGGATTGATTTACTTATTACGCTGGTTTTGGTGGCGCATCAACGCGACATCCGAGATTGTAGCCATGGTTGTGTCCGTTTCGATCGCAACCGGATTGCACATCTCAAAGAGCACGCTGCCAGACTGGCAGCAGTTCTTGGTGATTGTCAGCATCACCACGGTTTGCTGGATGAGCGCAGCGCTGTTGGGAGCGCAGGAATCACCGACGACGCTACGCAGCTTTTGCGAGCGAATTCGCCCAGGAGGACCTGGCTGGCGGAAAGTAGTTGCTGATGCGCAGGCCGAAGGCCAATTGAGCAACATTAGCAGTGGCTGGAATCTGAAACGAGAGCTGACGTTTATGGTCGCTGGCTGTATCGCAATTTATGCAGCTCTGTTTTGCAGCGGATACGTTCTGTATGGCCGTTACTGGGAAGCTGGGATTGCCGGAGCTTTCATCGCCCTAGGTACCGTGGTAATGGCAGCCAACTGGCGGGCTGTAGCATCCGGCGAGGCATAG
- the epmB gene encoding EF-P beta-lysylation protein EpmB has product MAEILAASTQLVEASLPPTATWQRSLKQAIRSGHQLLESLGLPTALGCSSAQRDFPVFVPQEYARRMRPSDPRDPLLLQVLATAQETMDTAGRDDPVGDRQSEVIPGLLHKYVGRALLITSGACAVHCRYCFRRHFPYHQAPVGPVGWQPAIQAIDQDASITEVILSGGDPLSVVDESLSQLVEQLNTITHLHRIRIHTRFPVVIPSRVCQSMVAWIRSSRCPIYCVLHFNHPAEIDSEVKQSLRELRQAGAVLLNQSVLLRGVNDCQVVQRELCEKLVNSQVLPYYLHQLDPVRGAMHFAVSDIEAQQILTQLRSMLPGYAVPRLVRELAGHPSKIPVPFE; this is encoded by the coding sequence ATGGCAGAAATTCTAGCGGCATCCACTCAACTTGTCGAAGCCAGTTTGCCGCCCACCGCCACATGGCAGCGATCTCTAAAACAGGCGATTCGCAGCGGACATCAGCTACTGGAAAGCCTCGGGCTGCCCACCGCTTTAGGCTGCAGTTCGGCTCAACGTGATTTTCCTGTGTTTGTCCCGCAAGAATACGCTCGGCGAATGAGGCCCAGTGACCCTCGCGACCCATTGTTACTGCAAGTATTAGCTACGGCGCAGGAGACGATGGATACTGCCGGGAGGGACGATCCAGTCGGCGACAGGCAATCTGAAGTCATTCCTGGCCTACTGCACAAATACGTTGGTCGAGCCTTGTTGATTACCAGCGGGGCTTGCGCCGTCCATTGTCGCTATTGCTTTCGCAGACATTTTCCGTATCACCAAGCGCCTGTTGGGCCCGTGGGTTGGCAACCAGCCATCCAGGCAATCGACCAGGACGCGTCGATTACGGAAGTGATTCTGAGCGGTGGCGATCCACTGTCTGTGGTAGACGAGTCCCTGAGCCAACTGGTCGAGCAGCTCAACACAATTACGCATCTGCACCGCATCCGCATCCATACGCGGTTTCCCGTCGTTATCCCGAGTCGGGTCTGCCAGTCCATGGTTGCCTGGATTCGCAGCTCACGCTGTCCGATCTATTGCGTGCTGCACTTTAATCATCCTGCGGAAATCGATAGTGAAGTCAAACAATCGCTGCGCGAGTTGCGTCAAGCTGGAGCAGTGCTGCTCAATCAATCCGTACTACTGCGCGGGGTGAATGACTGCCAAGTCGTTCAGCGCGAACTGTGCGAAAAGCTAGTAAATTCCCAGGTCTTGCCCTATTACCTACATCAATTAGACCCTGTTCGAGGTGCTATGCATTTTGCGGTTTCGGATATTGAAGCACAGCAGATCCTCACGCAGTTGCGATCGATGCTTCCGGGCTATGCAGTACCACGACTTGTTCGCGAACTGGCTGGACATCCCTCAAAAATACCGGTGCCGTTTGAATAG
- a CDS encoding AbgT family transporter → MTDTNRNAEVRSSKSSRLIRALDGLEWLGNKLPDPAVLFLFGLAATWFLSGWLAGTEFMVPGKAEATKIESQLTPEALARFLAELVKTFTSFKPLGVVLVALLGVGIAEHAGFINACLKSLLLITPRMLLTPMLIGVALLSHTAADAGYVLVIPIGGVMFYAAGRHPLAGIAAAFAGVSGGFSANFLLSGIDPLLAGLTQEGSALIDNQVAINPLCNYYFTASSGVVLILLGWLVTDWVIEPRLRGTQVDGIQSDMPSMPELTSRDVLAMACGLAAVLVMIGVLIWWAWPTDSALRANGSLTSIRPEAPLMAAIVPLIFLLFAVPGIIHGYIAGSFKSHRDVIRGMSKSMESMGYYLVMVFFAALFIAAFDSSNIGRWLAVTGANYLKNSGAPSGVIIVGIVVLSAMVNLLIGSASAKWAMLAPIFVPMLMMLGMSPELTQAAYRVGDSTTNIVTPMMPYFPLVVVYCQKYVKQTGVGTLVALMLPYSLTFLVCWSIYLLVYWQLGFLLGPDVSYEYAIPSPQ, encoded by the coding sequence ATGACGGACACCAATCGCAATGCGGAAGTTCGCTCGTCGAAAAGCAGTCGATTGATACGGGCGCTAGATGGCCTGGAGTGGCTGGGCAATAAGTTGCCTGATCCGGCAGTGCTGTTTCTGTTTGGTTTAGCGGCTACATGGTTTTTATCAGGCTGGCTCGCGGGTACCGAGTTCATGGTACCCGGCAAAGCTGAGGCCACCAAGATTGAAAGCCAGTTGACTCCGGAAGCTCTAGCACGATTCCTGGCTGAACTGGTCAAGACGTTTACAAGTTTCAAGCCGCTAGGGGTCGTTTTGGTTGCGTTGCTGGGTGTCGGCATCGCCGAACATGCGGGCTTCATCAACGCTTGCCTGAAGTCACTGTTGCTGATTACACCACGGATGTTGCTTACTCCCATGCTCATCGGTGTGGCATTGCTCAGTCATACGGCAGCCGATGCTGGATATGTGCTGGTCATTCCCATTGGTGGCGTCATGTTCTATGCCGCAGGACGACACCCATTGGCGGGAATTGCGGCGGCCTTCGCTGGAGTTTCAGGTGGCTTCAGCGCCAATTTTTTGTTGTCAGGCATCGATCCACTACTGGCGGGACTGACTCAGGAAGGCAGTGCATTAATTGACAATCAAGTGGCCATCAATCCTCTGTGCAACTATTACTTCACCGCCAGCTCAGGGGTGGTGCTGATCTTGCTGGGATGGCTGGTGACCGACTGGGTGATCGAGCCCAGACTGCGAGGTACTCAAGTGGACGGCATTCAAAGCGATATGCCGTCGATGCCTGAACTGACGAGTCGCGATGTACTGGCTATGGCTTGTGGCCTGGCCGCCGTGCTGGTCATGATTGGAGTTCTAATTTGGTGGGCTTGGCCAACTGACTCAGCGTTGCGAGCCAACGGTTCGCTGACGTCCATTCGCCCCGAGGCCCCATTGATGGCCGCCATTGTGCCGCTGATCTTTCTATTGTTTGCGGTACCCGGAATTATTCACGGTTATATCGCGGGTAGTTTCAAGAGTCACCGCGATGTCATTCGCGGAATGTCCAAGTCCATGGAGAGTATGGGCTATTACTTGGTGATGGTTTTTTTTGCGGCGCTATTCATCGCTGCATTTGATAGTTCCAACATAGGTCGCTGGTTGGCGGTTACTGGGGCCAATTACTTGAAAAACTCGGGAGCACCAAGCGGAGTCATCATCGTTGGCATCGTTGTACTGTCGGCTATGGTGAACTTGCTCATCGGTTCGGCCAGCGCCAAATGGGCAATGCTGGCGCCAATTTTCGTCCCGATGCTGATGATGCTTGGGATGTCCCCCGAGCTGACCCAAGCGGCCTATCGTGTTGGCGATTCCACGACCAATATCGTTACGCCGATGATGCCTTATTTTCCGCTGGTCGTGGTCTATTGTCAGAAGTACGTCAAACAAACCGGTGTTGGCACATTGGTGGCGCTGATGCTACCGTATTCGCTGACGTTCCTGGTCTGTTGGAGTATTTACCTGCTTGTGTACTGGCAATTGGGTTTTCTACTGGGACCAGATGTGAGCTACGAATACGCGATACCGAGCCCCCAATGA
- a CDS encoding dipeptide epimerase has translation MQLYLYPQQLTLAHPFTISRGTMTQQETLIVELRGDGVSGWGEVTQNSYYGHTIESLTSSLTAARELLPEYVDNKPEAVWDKAVQLLRGDLFAVSALDMAAHDWRARRDSLPTWRWWGLDWNNVPASSYTIAMDSIDVMLRKLEEQPNWPVYKIKLGGSQDLEMVRALRSATPAVFRVDANCGWSVQQTIELSQALSELNVEFIEQPLPASAPREHHRSVYEHSALPVVADESCQRESDVAECAGLFHGINIKLCKCGGLSPALRMLRQAKHLGMKTMVGCMIESSIAISAAAQLLPLLDYADLDGATLLSDDPAQGVVIDNGVARLSHVHGHGAGLM, from the coding sequence ATGCAATTGTATCTCTATCCACAGCAATTAACCCTGGCCCATCCGTTTACCATCTCGCGCGGCACGATGACCCAGCAAGAAACCCTAATCGTAGAGCTACGAGGCGACGGGGTGAGTGGCTGGGGCGAAGTTACCCAGAACAGCTATTACGGACACACAATCGAGTCGCTGACTAGTTCTCTCACCGCTGCACGCGAATTGCTTCCGGAATACGTGGACAATAAACCGGAAGCGGTTTGGGATAAAGCTGTCCAACTGCTAAGGGGAGACCTGTTTGCCGTGAGTGCGCTGGACATGGCGGCCCACGACTGGCGCGCTCGACGTGACTCGCTGCCAACCTGGCGCTGGTGGGGGCTAGATTGGAACAACGTGCCTGCATCCAGTTACACGATTGCGATGGATTCCATCGACGTAATGCTTCGGAAACTCGAGGAACAACCCAATTGGCCAGTCTACAAGATCAAACTCGGTGGCTCGCAGGATCTTGAAATGGTTCGCGCGCTGCGTTCGGCTACCCCAGCCGTGTTTCGAGTGGACGCGAATTGTGGCTGGAGTGTCCAGCAGACGATCGAACTTTCCCAGGCATTATCTGAGCTGAATGTCGAATTCATTGAGCAACCGTTGCCCGCCAGCGCCCCAAGAGAACATCACCGCAGCGTTTACGAGCACAGCGCACTACCGGTAGTGGCCGATGAAAGCTGCCAGCGCGAGTCAGACGTCGCGGAATGTGCTGGACTGTTCCATGGCATCAACATCAAGCTCTGCAAATGCGGAGGGTTGTCGCCAGCCTTGCGGATGCTACGTCAGGCGAAGCATTTGGGAATGAAGACGATGGTCGGTTGCATGATTGAAAGCTCCATCGCCATCAGCGCTGCCGCGCAGCTTTTGCCATTGCTGGACTACGCCGACTTGGATGGTGCCACTTTGCTGTCCGATGATCCTGCGCAAGGCGTAGTGATTGATAATGGCGTCGCCAGACTTTCGCATGTGCATGGTCACGGGGCGGGCTTGATGTAG
- a CDS encoding L-lactate permease, whose amino-acid sequence MSVTAQALLAMLPLFAVATLLVGMRWPASRAMPVCWIVVVLLAGFLWQVAWSQIAAASLAGLLIALELLYIIFGAILLLQTLRQSGAMQLIQQSFVSITPDRRLQLIIVAWLFGSFIEGAAGFGSPAAIVVPLLIGLGYPPLAAVLAGMIIQSTPVSFGAVGTPILVGVATGLGNDADVMQYAAQAGFGDTAGMLRWLSWRVAVLHAVGGTLIPLFLVSITTRMFGINRSLLDGLAVWKFALFAAWAMIIPYVALAFCLGPEFPSLGGSLIGLAVVSVAARRGWWGAREAAASGRGELELPENWPSSWGKSGLSPAGIQGDGSETRSARNAPRSVVSSAAPSMPSGRPRRVDYVLAWVPYLIVAVLLVATRVDVLPLKAWLKSFSIPMTQILGTSVSRTSEPLYLPGSIFILVSLLSIIIWRMRASAIYSAWIDSARTTLKASTALVFTVPMVQVFINSHDGAAEYSKMPLALAAGVEYWVGQGWPLLATFVGGLGAAVAGSNTVSNMMFALFQFETGLRLQVDPLWVVALQAVGGAAGNAICVHNVVAASAVAGLAGQEGIIIRKTLPIFVWYALLTGAVGYAIVWYSTKGWLNSGTLITVAMLLSGLVVLLRSQAIQSR is encoded by the coding sequence ATGAGTGTGACCGCGCAAGCCTTGCTGGCCATGTTGCCACTGTTTGCCGTTGCGACGTTGTTGGTCGGTATGCGCTGGCCCGCCAGCCGCGCAATGCCGGTGTGCTGGATAGTCGTCGTGCTGCTGGCTGGATTCTTATGGCAGGTCGCTTGGTCTCAGATTGCGGCCGCATCGTTGGCTGGCTTGCTGATAGCGTTGGAGTTGTTGTACATCATCTTTGGCGCGATTCTGCTGCTGCAGACCTTGCGTCAATCCGGAGCCATGCAGCTAATCCAGCAATCGTTTGTGAGCATAACGCCCGACCGTCGGTTGCAGTTGATTATCGTTGCCTGGTTGTTTGGATCCTTCATTGAGGGAGCAGCAGGATTTGGTTCGCCTGCGGCCATCGTCGTACCGTTGCTAATTGGTTTGGGCTACCCACCGTTGGCGGCTGTGTTGGCGGGAATGATTATCCAGTCGACGCCGGTTTCGTTTGGAGCAGTGGGAACGCCGATTTTGGTTGGCGTTGCGACGGGGCTTGGAAACGACGCGGACGTAATGCAATACGCGGCGCAAGCTGGCTTCGGCGACACCGCTGGGATGCTACGTTGGTTGAGCTGGCGTGTGGCAGTCTTGCATGCGGTTGGCGGAACGTTGATTCCGTTGTTCCTGGTTTCGATTACGACGCGTATGTTTGGCATCAACCGTTCGTTGCTTGATGGATTGGCGGTATGGAAGTTTGCGCTGTTTGCAGCCTGGGCCATGATCATCCCGTATGTTGCACTCGCTTTCTGCTTGGGCCCAGAATTTCCCAGCCTGGGAGGTTCGCTCATCGGATTGGCCGTCGTTTCTGTGGCGGCCCGGCGCGGTTGGTGGGGCGCTCGCGAAGCGGCTGCATCGGGGAGAGGCGAGCTGGAGTTGCCAGAAAACTGGCCCAGCAGTTGGGGCAAATCCGGGTTGTCGCCAGCGGGCATTCAAGGTGACGGGTCAGAAACTAGATCAGCTCGGAACGCGCCTCGCTCGGTTGTTAGTTCAGCGGCCCCAAGCATGCCATCGGGACGCCCCAGACGCGTTGACTATGTATTGGCGTGGGTGCCCTACTTGATAGTAGCTGTTCTGCTGGTAGCAACGCGTGTCGATGTGTTGCCATTGAAGGCCTGGCTGAAGTCGTTCAGCATTCCAATGACCCAGATACTGGGTACCTCGGTCTCACGGACGTCAGAGCCACTCTATCTGCCCGGCAGCATCTTTATATTGGTATCGTTGCTGAGCATCATAATCTGGAGGATGCGTGCGTCGGCCATCTACAGCGCGTGGATCGACTCGGCCCGCACGACACTCAAGGCATCCACGGCGCTGGTTTTTACTGTACCCATGGTGCAAGTATTCATTAACAGCCATGACGGTGCAGCCGAGTACAGCAAGATGCCGCTGGCGCTTGCAGCCGGAGTCGAATATTGGGTCGGGCAGGGCTGGCCGCTGCTGGCCACATTTGTTGGTGGCCTGGGCGCAGCCGTAGCAGGCAGCAATACCGTCAGCAACATGATGTTTGCGCTTTTTCAATTCGAAACAGGGCTACGGCTACAGGTCGATCCGCTGTGGGTTGTAGCCCTGCAAGCAGTGGGCGGCGCGGCGGGAAATGCGATCTGTGTTCACAACGTGGTAGCCGCATCGGCTGTCGCCGGGCTGGCGGGTCAGGAGGGAATCATTATTCGCAAGACGCTGCCGATCTTTGTCTGGTACGCACTTCTAACAGGTGCGGTGGGCTACGCTATCGTCTGGTACAGCACAAAGGGGTGGTTGAATTCTGGCACGTTAATCACAGTAGCCATGCTGCTGAGTGGGCTGGTGGTACTACTTCGCTCACAAGCAATCCAATCGCGCTAA
- a CDS encoding HD domain-containing protein translates to MKVDMNIDIANLQAGLQLRFNLVALNGVLLAPAGTRVTEELKSSWARRGYSQALTSHATDLIATDPVLAPYDGQPLERLIKSLDQASAAVVEISNRLAEKLPVKMSMLSDTVSCQLADIEQDVAIGLIAAFTGSQNAATEADFALSRRCSQLSLLSMVVATELGFSTDDRQVVGMAGLLHDLSLLPGISSATTRIANRKYAGDWLRHHPDISVELLEDSIGVSPKVKLAVAQVHEQPNGHGYPKGLAAQRVIAPSRILGLIDAYLTLTSREQPSPLPKGCNLHPSDAVAYLMRHAAAGTFCSETLKAMIRTTSLYPVGSKVLLSNDSIATVHRSSGNNPTRPILRMEGPRPKMFDLRNSKLSIMEPITDEALGQKRISKSLLDEVLWR, encoded by the coding sequence ATGAAAGTCGACATGAACATCGACATCGCCAATCTACAAGCTGGCTTACAGTTGCGCTTTAATCTAGTTGCACTCAATGGCGTCCTGTTAGCGCCGGCTGGTACCAGAGTTACTGAGGAACTCAAGTCGAGTTGGGCGCGGCGGGGTTACAGTCAGGCACTCACCTCACACGCCACGGATTTGATTGCAACCGATCCAGTACTGGCTCCATACGATGGCCAACCACTGGAGCGGCTTATCAAGAGCCTCGATCAAGCAAGCGCAGCGGTTGTTGAGATCTCCAATCGGCTGGCGGAGAAGTTGCCTGTCAAAATGTCTATGCTGAGCGACACCGTCAGTTGTCAATTGGCCGATATCGAACAGGATGTTGCAATCGGATTGATCGCTGCCTTCACGGGCTCGCAAAATGCGGCCACTGAGGCAGATTTCGCCTTGTCACGACGGTGCTCGCAACTTTCTCTGCTGAGTATGGTTGTCGCGACTGAGCTTGGATTCAGTACTGATGACCGACAAGTGGTTGGAATGGCTGGGCTACTGCATGACCTCTCGTTGTTGCCTGGCATATCGTCCGCAACCACTCGAATTGCAAACCGGAAGTATGCCGGAGATTGGTTGCGACACCACCCCGATATCAGCGTCGAATTGCTGGAGGATTCCATAGGCGTCTCACCCAAGGTCAAGTTGGCTGTGGCGCAGGTCCATGAACAACCAAACGGCCACGGATATCCCAAAGGGTTGGCAGCTCAGCGTGTCATCGCGCCTTCGAGAATTCTTGGTCTGATTGATGCGTACCTGACACTTACTTCCAGGGAACAACCGTCGCCGTTGCCCAAGGGTTGCAATCTACACCCGTCTGATGCGGTGGCCTACCTTATGCGGCACGCCGCAGCAGGCACGTTTTGCTCAGAAACGCTCAAGGCGATGATTCGAACCACATCGCTCTATCCGGTAGGATCGAAAGTTCTGCTGAGCAACGATTCCATTGCTACTGTACATCGCAGCAGTGGTAATAATCCAACACGCCCTATTCTACGGATGGAGGGACCGCGTCCAAAGATGTTCGACTTGCGCAATTCTAAACTGTCCATCATGGAGCCGATCACGGATGAAGCACTGGGCCAGAAGCGCATCAGCAAGTCGCTACTGGATGAGGTGCTGTGGCGGTAG
- a CDS encoding thymidine kinase → MAKLYFYYSAMNAGKSTILLQSSYNYRERGMRTLILQPEIDDRFCQGKVASRIGLSADARAFHANENLLQLIDQLHRQQPLHCIMVDEAQFLTQAQVRQLSDVCDTLNIPVLTYGLRTDFQGNLFDGSQQLLAWADSLVEVKTICHCGRKATMVLRIGSDGKAVRQGNQVQIGGNDRYTSVCRLHFKQGLSEPVDSSLPLLSD, encoded by the coding sequence ATGGCGAAGCTGTATTTCTATTACTCAGCGATGAACGCTGGCAAGTCAACAATCCTGCTCCAATCGAGCTACAATTATCGCGAGCGGGGCATGAGGACATTAATTCTCCAGCCCGAAATCGACGATCGATTCTGTCAAGGCAAGGTTGCCTCTCGTATTGGCTTGAGCGCAGATGCGCGCGCATTTCATGCCAATGAAAACCTGCTTCAACTGATTGATCAGCTCCATAGGCAGCAACCGCTTCATTGCATCATGGTCGATGAAGCCCAGTTCTTGACTCAGGCCCAAGTTCGGCAGTTGAGTGATGTCTGCGACACACTAAACATCCCCGTATTGACGTATGGCTTACGTACCGACTTTCAGGGCAATCTATTCGACGGTAGCCAACAGTTGCTAGCCTGGGCGGATTCGCTAGTTGAAGTCAAAACAATATGCCACTGTGGGCGCAAGGCAACCATGGTGCTGCGCATTGGTTCCGACGGGAAAGCTGTCCGCCAAGGTAATCAAGTTCAGATCGGCGGCAATGATCGCTACACATCGGTCTGCCGCCTGCATTTCAAGCAGGGTTTGTCCGAACCAGTCGACTCCTCACTGCCGCTACTGTCCGATTGA